The DNA region GTTCTGCGCGTATTCCCGGACACCAACCGCGTGTTGGTTGAAGGCATTAACCGCGTAACCAAGCACACCAAGGTCGGTCAGTCGCAGCGCGGCACCAAGACCGGTGGCATCGAGGTTGTTGAGGCTTCGATCCACATCTCCAACGTGGCTCTGGTTGACCCGTCCACCAAGAAGCCCACCCGCGTCGGTTTCCGCACCGAGACCGTTGAGCGCGATGGCGTGAAGCGTGAAGTGCGCGTACGCGTGGCCAAGAGCTCCGGGAAGGACATCTAATGACTGAGACTCTCGAGACTCCGGCAACGAAGATCGTTCCTCGTCTGAAGACCAAGTACGCCGATTCCATCAAGAGCACGCTCATTGAGGAATTCAAGTACGAGAACGTCAACCAGGTTCCCCGCCTGGTGAAGGTCGTTGTGAACATGGGTGTTGGAGATGCCGCCAAGGACTCCAAGCTGATCGACGGCGCTGTCCGCGATCTGACCCTGATCACCGGCCAGAAGCCGCAGGTAACCAAGGCCCGCAAGTCGATCGCACAGTTCAAGCTGCGCGAAGGCATGCCCATCGGCGCCCACGCAACCTTGCGTGGGGACCGCATGTGGGAATTCCTGGACCGCCTGGTCACGCTGGCTCTGCCCCGTATCCGCGACTTCCGCGGCCTCAGCGGCAAGCAGTTCGACGGCAACGGCAACTACACCTTCGGTCTGACCGAGCAGGTTATGTTCCACGAAATCGACCAGGATTCCATCGACCGCACTCGCGGCATGGACATCACGGTTGTCACCACTGCCAAGACCGATGACGAAGGCCGTGCGCTGCTGAAGGCGCTTGGTTTCCCGTTCAAGGCCGAAGACTAATCTAACTACGTAAAAGGTCCTTCGAAGCAACTTTGCAGGTAACTGCAGAAGCGGCGTCGAGGAAACCGTTATGAGGAAGGGCAAGAGCCCAACATGACAATGACAGATCCTGTCGCAGACATGCTTACGCGTCTGCGCAATGCAAACTCGGCATACCACGATTCCGTGACCATGCCGTACAGCAAGCTCAAGGCACGCGTTGCCGACATCCTGAAGGCCGAAGGTTACATCGCCTCCTGGAAAGAAGAAGACGCTGAGGTTGGCAAGAAGCTGACCCTTGAGCTTAAGTTCGGTCCGAACCGCGAGCGTTCCATCGCTGGTGTTCGTCGTATTTCCAAGCCGGGACTGCGCGTTTACGCGAAGTCCACCAACCTGCCGCACGTGCTCGGTGGCCTGGGTGTCGCAATCCTGTCCACCTCTTCCGGCCTGTTGACTGACAAGCAAGCCGGCAAGAAGGGCGTGGGCGGCGAAGTCCTCGCCTACGTCTGGTAACGGGAAAGGAAGAGAATAATGTCACGTATTGGACGTCTCCCCATCACCGTTCCGGCCGGCGTTGAGGTCAAGGTTGACGGCTCTGTCGTCAGCGTCAAGGGTGCCAAAGGCGAGCTGAACCACACTGTGGCCAGCCCGATCGAGGTTTCCCTGGAAGCAGAGACCCTGACTGTCGCCCGCCCGAACGACGAGCGCGCCTCCCGTTCACTCCACGGCCTGACCCGCACTCTGATCTCCAACATGATCGAGGGCGTTACCAAGGGCTACGAGAAGAAGCTTGAAATCGTTGGTACTGGTTACCGCGTTCAGGCCAAGGGATCTGACCTTGAGTTCGCTCTCGGCTACAGCCACCCGGTAAGCGTCTCCGCACCGGACGGCATCACCTTTGCAGTTGAGACCCCGACCAAGCTCTCTGTTTCAGGTATCAACAAGCAGCAGGTCGGCGAGGTTGCTGCCAACATTCGCAAGCTGCGGAAGCCGGACCCCTATAAGGGCAAGGGCATCCGTTACGCCGGCGAAGTCATCCGCCGCAAGGTCGGAAAGGCTGGTAAGTAACCATGGCCATCTCAATTAATAAGAAGCGTACGAACAAGAGCAAATCTGCTTCGCGCAGCCGCCGCCAGCTTCGTATCCGCAAGCGCATCTCCGGTACGGCTGTACGTCCTCGTCTGGTCGTCAACCGTTCCGCACGCCACGTATTCGTCCAGGTTGTCGATGACACCAAGGGCCTGACCGTAGCGAGCGCGTCCACACTGGAAGCCGATCTTCGTGCATTCGACGGTGACAAGACTGCCAAGGCCAAGCGCGTTGGCGAGCTGGTTGCCGAGCGTGCGAAGGCTGCCGGTGTCGAAGCCGTTGTCTTTGACCGCGGTGGTAACAAGTACCACGGCCGGATCGCCGCCGTCGCTGACGGTGCACGTGAAGGTGGGCTGTCACTGTGACGGAAGCAAACAAGGAAAAGGACACTGTGTCTGCAGATCAGAAGGCGACTGAAGCCGTAGCTGCTCCGGCCACTGAGACCACTGCCCCCGCTGCTGCCGATGACCGCCGTGGTGGCGCTCGTCGTGGCGAGCGTGGCGACAAGGGCCAGGGCCGCGGAGACCGTGGTGGCCGTGGCGGCCGCGATGGTGGCCGCGAAGCTGAGAAGAGCCAGTTCATTGAGCGCGTTGTCACCATCAACCGTGTTTCCAAGGTGGTCAAGGGTGGTCGTCGCTTCAGCTTCACCGCCCTGGTCGTCGTTGGTGACGGCAACGGTATGGTCGGCGTTGGCTACGGCAAGGCTAAGGAAGTTCCTGCCGCAATCGCGAAGGGCGTTGAGGAAGCTAAGAAGTCCTTCTTCCGCGTTCCCCGCATTGGCAACACCATCCCGCACCGCGTTCAGGGTGAGGCTGCTGCCGGCGTCGTAATGCTGCGTCCGGCTTCCGCCGGTACCGGTGTTATTGCCGGTGGTCCGGTCCGCGCCATCTTGGAGTGCGTGGGCATCCACGACATCCTCTCCAAGTCGCTGGGCTCCTCCAACGCCATCAACATCGTCCACGCGACGGTTGCGGCGCTGAAGCAGCTCGAAGAGCCGGCAGCAGTGGCAGCACGCCGCGGCCTGCCGCTGGACGAGGTTGCTCCGCCGGCAATGGTAAAGGCTCTCCTGAACCAGAAGGCGGGTGTCTAAGCCATGGCTAAGAACCTGATTCCCTCCGACACTCAGTTGGAGATCACTCAGATCAAGTCCGCCATTGGCGGCAAGCAGAACCAGCGCGACACCCTTCGGTCCCTCGGCCTGAAGCGGATCGGACACACCGTTGTCCGCACCGCCGACGCCGTGACCGTTGGAATGCTCAACACGGTTCCGCACCTGGTAAAGGTAGAGGAGGCGAAGTAAATGGCAGAGAAGAAGACCGCCGAAAAGGCACAGAGCGCCGCTGAGAAGCAGAACGCCCTGAAGGTTCACCACCTGCGTCCTGCCCCGGGTGCCAAGACCGCCAAGACCCGTGTGGGTCGTGGTGAAGGTTCCAAGGGTAAGACCGCCGGTCGCGGTACCAAGGGTACGAAGGCCCGCTACCAGATCAAGGCTGGCTTTGCCGGCGGCCAGCTGCCGCTGCACATGCGCCTCCCGAAGCTGCGCGGCTTCAAGAACCCGTTCCGGGTTGAGTTCCAGGTTGTAAACCTGGACAAGCTCAACGAGCTGTTCCCGGAAGGTGGCGCAGTCACCGTGGAGAACCTGGTCGAAAAGGGTGCCGTTCGCAAGAACCAGCCCGTCAAGGTGCTTGGCACCGGCGACATCACCGTCAAGGTTGACGTCACCGCCCACGCATTCTCGGCCAGCGCCGCTGAAAAGATTGCTGCAGCAGGCGGAAGCACCACCGCTCTCTAGAGCCGGTGGGCTAATGCCCGTTGTAAACTCCCGGTATGCGGGGCCTCAGGGTCCGGCGTACCGGGAGTTTTTCATGGGCGGGACCTGCGGATTGTTCGCATCGCGCATAGACCCGTTAGACTCGGTTGTTGGGATTATTGAGACCCATCACACCACTCATATTTACAACACAGGAGGACGCTTGCTTAGCGCATTTGGCCGGGCCTTTCGCACGCCTGATCTGCGACGCAAGTTGTTGTTCACGCTGGCAATCATCACAATCTTCCGCTTGGGTGCCTTCATTCCCTCGCCTGGTGTGAACTACCAGAATGTCCAGCAATGCTTGCAGAACGGTCAGACCGCAGGCGGGCTTTACCAGCTCGTCAACCTGTTCAGTGGCGGTGCATTGCTCCAGGTGTCCATCTTCGCCCTGGGCATCATGCCGTACATCACGGCCAGCATCATTGTGCAGCTGCTCCGGGTGGTTATTCCCCGGTTCCAGCAGCTCTACGAGGAGGGTGCGTCCGGGCAGTCCAAGCTGACCCAGTACACCCGGTACCTCACCATCGCGCTGGGCCTGCTGAACGCCACGACGTTGGTGTCGCTGGCACGTTCAGGACAGCTGCTCCCGGGCTGCAACCTTCCAATCATTCCGGATAACACTGTTATCACCACGATCCTGCTTATCATCACACTGACGGCTGGTACCGGCCTGATCATGTGGATGGGCGAGCTCGTCACCGAAAAGGGTGTGGGCAACGGGATGTCGCTGCTCATCTTCACCTCGATCGCTGCAACGTTCCCCACCTCCCTTGGAGCCATCTGGTCCTCCCAGGGCCCCGGGACCTTCTTTATGGTGCTGGCCATCGGCCTGGTGACCGTTGCCCTGGTGGTCTTTGTGGAGCAGTCGCAGCGCCGGGTCCCGGTGCAGTACGCCAAGCGGATGATCGGCCGCCGCACTGTGGGCGGCACCAGCACCTACATCCCCATCAAGGTGAACATGGCAGGCGTGATCCCCGTGATCTTCGCTTCGTCCATGCTTTATCTGCCGGGCCTGATCTCACAGTTCAACCAGCCCAAACCCGGCGAGCAGCTGCAGCCTTGGGTGGAGTGGATCAACAACAACCTGACCCGCGGTGACCACCCGATCTACATGGCGCTCTACTTCGCCATGATTGTATTTTTCACCTACTTCTATGTCGCGATCACCTTCAACCCTGAAGAGGTCTCGGACAACATGAAGAAGTACGGCGGCTTCATCCCAGGTATCCGTGCCGGCAAGCCGACGGCGGACTACCTCCAGTACGTGCTCTCCCGGATCACCCTGCCCGGCGCCCTCTACCTGGGCTTTGTGGCGCTGATTCCGCTGGTGGCACTGGTACTGATTAACGCGAACCAGAACTTCCCGTTCGGTGGCACCTCGATCCTGATCATGGTGGGCGTTGGGCTTGAGACCGTCAAACAAATAGACGCGCAACTACAGCAACGTCACTACGAAGGGCTTTTGCGATGACGAGAATGTTGATTATTGGACCTCCGGGTTCGGGAAAAGGAACGCAGGCGGAACGCATTTCGGAGCGCCTCGGCGTTGTTGCGATCTCCACTGGTGACATTTTCCGCGCCAATGTGAAGGGCGAGACGCCGCTTGGCATCGAAGCCAAGAAGTACATGGACAACGGAGATTTCGTTCCGGACAGCGTGACCAACAAAATGGTGCGGGACCGGCTCAGCGAGGCCGACGTCGAGGACGGCTTCCTGCTGGACGGCTACCCGCGCACCACTGCGCAGGTTGACTACCTGGACCAGATTCTGGCGGACGGTGAGCAGAAGCTCGACGTCGTCCTGCAGCTGACGGCCGACGACGAGGAGCTGGTGACCCGTCTCCTCGGCCGTGCCAAGGAAACGGGCCGGAGCGACGACAACGAAGCCGTCATCCGCCACCGGCTGGACCTCTACCACGAGCAGACCGAGGCCGTCGTGGCCAAGTACGCCGAGCGCGGCATCCTGACCCAGGTGGACGGCATCGGCGGCATCGACGAGGTCACCAACCGCGTGATGCAGGCCATTAAGGCAGCACAGGCAGCCTGATCCAGGCAAGAGTTATCCGAGGCTCCTCCCGGCATCCGGGAGGAGCCTCAGCCATTGAGAGGACACAGCATGGCTTTCGGCCAGCCCCGTATCGAATACAAAACAAATGCCCAGCTGCGCACCATGCACGAGGCAGGCCTTGTCCTGAGCCGTGCGTTGGACGCTGCAGTGGCCGCGGCCGTTCCGGGTGTCACCACCAAGCACCTGGATGACGTGTTTGCCGCAGTGCTCAACGAGGCAGGCGCCAAGTCGAACTTCCTGGGCTACCACGGCTTCCCGGCCACCATCTGCACCTCCGTCAACGAGGAGGTTGTCCACGGCATCCCCAGCGGCCGTGTCCTCAACGACGGCGACATCATCTCGATCGACGGCGGCGCGATTGTGGACGGCTGGCACTCCGACTCGGCCCGCACCGTGATCGTGGGCGTGGCCGATCCCGAAGACCAACGACTGTCCGACGTTACGCAGGCGGCGATGTGGCGCGGCATTGCGGCGACGGCCACCGGAAGCCACGTGGGCGATATCGGCGCGGCCATCGATGACTACGTGTCCTCGGTGCCGGGCAAGCCGCTTGGCATCCTGGAAGACTATGTCGGCCACGGTATCGGCTCGGAGATGCACATGCCGCCGGACGTGCTCAACTACCGCACCAGTCACCGCGGGCCCAAGCTGCGGCCCGGCCTGTGCCTTGCGATTGAGCCCATGCTGGTCCGCGGCAGCATCGAGACCGCCGTCCTGGACGATGACTGGACCGTGGTGACCACGGACGGACAGCGCTCGTGCCAGTGGGAGCATTCGGTGGCGGTGCACGAGAAGGGCATCTGGGTGCTGTCCGCCCCCGACGGCGGAGCCGCGCACCTGGTGCCGCTCGGCGTCGTCCCCGTTCCCATCCCCTAGGACACGCGTTTTTTCCCAAGGACACGCAAAATCCCTGGGGACACTGAAATTCGGGTGTCCCCAGGGATTTTCCGCGTCCTCAGGACTTTTGGAGGGCAGAATGGGGCCATGACTTCCAAGATTACTGACGTGCCGGGAATCCTGGTCGGCCATGCGCAAAAGTCCGGCGGCGGTTGGCTGAGCGGTGTGACCGTGGTCCTGCCGCCGCCGGGAACGGTTGGCTCCGTGGACGTCCGTGGCGGTGGTCCGGGAACGCATGAGACCGACGCTTTGGATCCCACCACGCTGACGTCAGCCGTTGATGCGGTGGTCCTGACAGGCGGCAGCGCTTACGGCCTGGTCACAGCACACGGCGCCCAGCAATGGTGCGAGGAGAACGGCCGGGGCTTCGCGATCTCCGGTGGCGTTGTGCCCATCGTCCCCGCCGCCGCCATCTTTGACCTTGGCCGCGGCGGCGACTTCGCCGCCCGTCCCGACGCCGGCATGGGCTACGCGGCAGCCGCTGCCGCCGCTGCCGAGAAGGAAGGGCACGACGTCGGACGCGGCAACGTAGGAGCCGGCACCGGGGCGCTCATTGGACGCCGCCAGTTCAAAGGGGGAGTGGGTACCGCCTCGGTCACGCTGGATAACGGCGTGGTTGTCGGGGCGCTGGCCGTGGTGAATGCGCTGGGTCTGCCTTTCGTCGTGAATGATGTGGGTGGTGACACTGGGACCGAGCAGACGGGGTTGGGACCCGGCAGCGTGCGTCTAAGCGAGGAACGAGCGAGCACGCCGAGGGTTGCAGCCCCGGCAGCGCCGGAGCCACAAGCTCTCAATACGACGCTGGTAGTAGTTGCGACGAATGCCGTCCTCGATGTGGCCGAGTGTAAGCGGACGGCGTCTGCTGCGCATGCCGGGATTGCCAGGGCTTTGAACCCGTCCCATACCCTGGCGGACGGGGATACCGTTTTCTGCCTGGCTACAGGCGGGATCAAGCTGGACCGCAGTACCGAAGCTGCCCGGCAGATGGGTCTTATTACTTTGCAGAGTGCGGCAGCCGACGTCGTGCGCCTGGCCATCCTCGACGGTGTCTCCAATGCGGAGGCGATCACAACTCCGGCGGGCGAATATGGTGCATACGGGGACACATTGCGCTAACATGGCTGGATTTAACATTCACGCCAAAGTGGCGTAGTGTTGTTTGTTGGTTGTCTGCCCTGCCACGCCTATTTGCGGTCCGGTTGGTGACAATCAATCAATCAAAATACGTCTGTAGTCATGCCCGGTGCAATCCGGAGGGCTGCGGCAACAACAGTTAGCGGAGGGTATGGCCAAGAAGGACGGGGTCATTGAGATCGAGGGCGTTGTGACTGAGGCGCTGCCTAACGCGATGTTTCGCGTTGAGCTCACCAACAAGCACATCGTTCTGGCACACATCTCAGGCAAGATGCGCCAGCACTACATCAGGATTCTCCCTGAGGACCGGGTAGTGGTGGAACTGAGCCCTTATGACCTCACTCGGGGTCGTATCGTCTACCGCTACAAGTAAATTGCTGGGCGGCTGCTGCTTATAGGAACAGCTGCTCCAGTTGACCAACTGCCACACGCAAAGGAATGCCATGAAGGTCAAGCCGAGCGTCAAGCAGATCTGCGAAAAGTGCAAAGTGATCCGCCGTAATGGCCGGGTCATGGTGATCTGCGAGAACCCGCGCCACAAGCAGCGCCAGGGCTAATTTCCTTCCCGAAGGAAATCCTGGGTTGCTAACCCACGCAAGTAAATAAAGGCAGCACAAGCTGAATTGGGACGTATGAGCCCGGACAGCTAACCCCCGGTCGGAGGCTGGGGCCGCACAGAACGTGCGGGTGTACTGCCTACGACCTCCGGTTTATTCAAGGAGTAGTGCCACTATGGCTCGTCTCGCTGGCGTAGACATTCCCCGCGAAAAGCGGCTGGAAATTGCGCTTACTTACATCTACGGCGTGGGTAAGACCCGTGCACACGAAACCCTGGCTGCCACTGGCATCAGCGCTGACGTTCGCGTCAAGGACCTGACTGATACCCAGCTGGTTGAGCTGCGTGACTACATTGAAGGCAACTACAAGGTTGAGGGTGACCTTCGCCGCGAAGTAGCAGCAGATATCCGCCGCAAGGTTGAAATCGGCAGCTACGAAGGCCTGCGCCACCGCAAGGGCCTGCCCGTACGCGGACAGCGTACGAAGACCAACGCACGTACCCGCAAGGGCCCGAAGCGTACCGTCGCCGGCAAGAAGAAGGCACGTTAATCCCTGCGGGATTAACGATCGCCTCCCCCGATAACTTTCTGTAGGAGAAAAAATGCCCCCGAAGACTCGTGGCGCGGTTCGCAAGCCGCGTAAGAAGGACAAGAAGAATATCG from Arthrobacter pascens includes:
- the rplO gene encoding 50S ribosomal protein L15, with protein sequence MAEKKTAEKAQSAAEKQNALKVHHLRPAPGAKTAKTRVGRGEGSKGKTAGRGTKGTKARYQIKAGFAGGQLPLHMRLPKLRGFKNPFRVEFQVVNLDKLNELFPEGGAVTVENLVEKGAVRKNQPVKVLGTGDITVKVDVTAHAFSASAAEKIAAAGGSTTAL
- the rpsE gene encoding 30S ribosomal protein S5; this translates as MTEANKEKDTVSADQKATEAVAAPATETTAPAAADDRRGGARRGERGDKGQGRGDRGGRGGRDGGREAEKSQFIERVVTINRVSKVVKGGRRFSFTALVVVGDGNGMVGVGYGKAKEVPAAIAKGVEEAKKSFFRVPRIGNTIPHRVQGEAAAGVVMLRPASAGTGVIAGGPVRAILECVGIHDILSKSLGSSNAINIVHATVAALKQLEEPAAVAARRGLPLDEVAPPAMVKALLNQKAGV
- the secY gene encoding preprotein translocase subunit SecY → MLSAFGRAFRTPDLRRKLLFTLAIITIFRLGAFIPSPGVNYQNVQQCLQNGQTAGGLYQLVNLFSGGALLQVSIFALGIMPYITASIIVQLLRVVIPRFQQLYEEGASGQSKLTQYTRYLTIALGLLNATTLVSLARSGQLLPGCNLPIIPDNTVITTILLIITLTAGTGLIMWMGELVTEKGVGNGMSLLIFTSIAATFPTSLGAIWSSQGPGTFFMVLAIGLVTVALVVFVEQSQRRVPVQYAKRMIGRRTVGGTSTYIPIKVNMAGVIPVIFASSMLYLPGLISQFNQPKPGEQLQPWVEWINNNLTRGDHPIYMALYFAMIVFFTYFYVAITFNPEEVSDNMKKYGGFIPGIRAGKPTADYLQYVLSRITLPGALYLGFVALIPLVALVLINANQNFPFGGTSILIMVGVGLETVKQIDAQLQQRHYEGLLR
- the rpsH gene encoding 30S ribosomal protein S8; this translates as MTMTDPVADMLTRLRNANSAYHDSVTMPYSKLKARVADILKAEGYIASWKEEDAEVGKKLTLELKFGPNRERSIAGVRRISKPGLRVYAKSTNLPHVLGGLGVAILSTSSGLLTDKQAGKKGVGGEVLAYVW
- the rplX gene encoding 50S ribosomal protein L24; its protein translation is MAKIKKGDLVQVITGAKAERGGDRGKQGKVLRVFPDTNRVLVEGINRVTKHTKVGQSQRGTKTGGIEVVEASIHISNVALVDPSTKKPTRVGFRTETVERDGVKREVRVRVAKSSGKDI
- the infA gene encoding translation initiation factor IF-1, giving the protein MAKKDGVIEIEGVVTEALPNAMFRVELTNKHIVLAHISGKMRQHYIRILPEDRVVVELSPYDLTRGRIVYRYK
- the rpmJ gene encoding 50S ribosomal protein L36, translated to MKVKPSVKQICEKCKVIRRNGRVMVICENPRHKQRQG
- a CDS encoding P1 family peptidase: MTSKITDVPGILVGHAQKSGGGWLSGVTVVLPPPGTVGSVDVRGGGPGTHETDALDPTTLTSAVDAVVLTGGSAYGLVTAHGAQQWCEENGRGFAISGGVVPIVPAAAIFDLGRGGDFAARPDAGMGYAAAAAAAAEKEGHDVGRGNVGAGTGALIGRRQFKGGVGTASVTLDNGVVVGALAVVNALGLPFVVNDVGGDTGTEQTGLGPGSVRLSEERASTPRVAAPAAPEPQALNTTLVVVATNAVLDVAECKRTASAAHAGIARALNPSHTLADGDTVFCLATGGIKLDRSTEAARQMGLITLQSAAADVVRLAILDGVSNAEAITTPAGEYGAYGDTLR
- the rplE gene encoding 50S ribosomal protein L5, translated to MTETLETPATKIVPRLKTKYADSIKSTLIEEFKYENVNQVPRLVKVVVNMGVGDAAKDSKLIDGAVRDLTLITGQKPQVTKARKSIAQFKLREGMPIGAHATLRGDRMWEFLDRLVTLALPRIRDFRGLSGKQFDGNGNYTFGLTEQVMFHEIDQDSIDRTRGMDITVVTTAKTDDEGRALLKALGFPFKAED
- the map gene encoding type I methionyl aminopeptidase; protein product: MAFGQPRIEYKTNAQLRTMHEAGLVLSRALDAAVAAAVPGVTTKHLDDVFAAVLNEAGAKSNFLGYHGFPATICTSVNEEVVHGIPSGRVLNDGDIISIDGGAIVDGWHSDSARTVIVGVADPEDQRLSDVTQAAMWRGIAATATGSHVGDIGAAIDDYVSSVPGKPLGILEDYVGHGIGSEMHMPPDVLNYRTSHRGPKLRPGLCLAIEPMLVRGSIETAVLDDDWTVVTTDGQRSCQWEHSVAVHEKGIWVLSAPDGGAAHLVPLGVVPVPIP
- a CDS encoding adenylate kinase — its product is MLIIGPPGSGKGTQAERISERLGVVAISTGDIFRANVKGETPLGIEAKKYMDNGDFVPDSVTNKMVRDRLSEADVEDGFLLDGYPRTTAQVDYLDQILADGEQKLDVVLQLTADDEELVTRLLGRAKETGRSDDNEAVIRHRLDLYHEQTEAVVAKYAERGILTQVDGIGGIDEVTNRVMQAIKAAQAA
- the rpmD gene encoding 50S ribosomal protein L30; translated protein: MAKNLIPSDTQLEITQIKSAIGGKQNQRDTLRSLGLKRIGHTVVRTADAVTVGMLNTVPHLVKVEEAK
- the rpsM gene encoding 30S ribosomal protein S13, whose translation is MARLAGVDIPREKRLEIALTYIYGVGKTRAHETLAATGISADVRVKDLTDTQLVELRDYIEGNYKVEGDLRREVAADIRRKVEIGSYEGLRHRKGLPVRGQRTKTNARTRKGPKRTVAGKKKAR
- the rplF gene encoding 50S ribosomal protein L6, with amino-acid sequence MSRIGRLPITVPAGVEVKVDGSVVSVKGAKGELNHTVASPIEVSLEAETLTVARPNDERASRSLHGLTRTLISNMIEGVTKGYEKKLEIVGTGYRVQAKGSDLEFALGYSHPVSVSAPDGITFAVETPTKLSVSGINKQQVGEVAANIRKLRKPDPYKGKGIRYAGEVIRRKVGKAGK
- the rplR gene encoding 50S ribosomal protein L18 — encoded protein: MAISINKKRTNKSKSASRSRRQLRIRKRISGTAVRPRLVVNRSARHVFVQVVDDTKGLTVASASTLEADLRAFDGDKTAKAKRVGELVAERAKAAGVEAVVFDRGGNKYHGRIAAVADGAREGGLSL